Genomic segment of Pseudomonas sp. CCI4.2:
GAATGACGCCGTAGACCGCCATCAAGTAAATGAATTGATCACTCCAGCCCCACTGGAACAGCGCAATCATTGTCACCGGCACCGTCACGACTACCGCGCCGACATAGGGTACGACCACCGACAAGCCGACCAATAAAGCCAACAATGCCGCGTAGTTCAGCCCCAGGGCCATGAATGCCACGTAGGTGACGCCACCACAGAGAACAATCTCAATGGCTTTGCCGCGAATGTAGTTGGCTATTTGCCGATTCATTTCCTGCGCAACGCGGGTAATCAATGTTCGCTCACGCGGCAAATAACCGCTGACCCAACGCCCGATCAACTTTCGATCTTTGAGAAAGAAGAACACCAGAATCGGCACCAGTACCAAATAGATCATGGCATTGACCAGCAGTGGCAGGCTGGACAACGAAAATGTCAGTGCCCATTGGCCGAACTTGCCGGTTTCTCCGCGAGCAACCTCAATCGCTTGCAGCACTTGTTCGTCAGAGATCAAGTGCGGATAACGCTCAGGCAACAGCAGCAACAGCGATTGCCATTTGGCGAGCATGCCTGGCAGTTCGTTAAATAACGTGATCAGTTGATGCCAAAGCAGCGGTACAAGCACCAACAGAAAAACCAGCAACACACCCATGAACAACGCAAAAACCAACGAGACCGCGACCACTTCCGGCATCCGCAGACGCTCCAGAAGGCTGACCTGGCCTTGCATCAGAAACGCCAGCACCAACCCCGCCAAGACCGGCGCAAGCATGCCACCGAGCGTCAATACGATGGTGAACGCCAAGACCAACAATACCGCGAGCACCACGGCTTCCTCGTCGGAGAAGTACCGCTGTATCCAGTCGCGTAGCACCTTGAACATCAAAAATCCTTCAGGCAGTCATCGTCAGCAACGATCATTAAGAGGGGGAAATAAAATCACAGGGCATCAGGCTTTGCGTAACCAATAAAGGTAAACGCCCGCCTGGACCTCTTCGTGCAATAACGTGTGGCCGGCGAGCTTGGCAAAGGTCCGGAAATCGCGCTGGGAGCCTGCATCCGTTGAGATGACTTTGAGTACTGAACCACTGGTCAAGCGATTTAGCTCAAGCTTGGCTTTGAGCAACGGCAGCGGACAATTCAAGCCACTGGCGTCCACTTCAGCGTCACAGGCCTCGGGGCGCTCTACAGCGTCAGACATCATTTCTCTCCAGGCAGGCACATCGAATGGCGTTGCAACCACCCAATTAGCGTGGCGGACGCCTCAAACAGGCAACAAGAATACCTCACTCTGGTCAGCAAGCCATTGAGCCAGCTACAGTAAGGGCTCTTTAACGCCTAGAGCCTTGTGCATGAAATTTCTGCGCCCTACCTTGTTGACGCTCGCTTGCCTGCTCGCCTCTCCGAGTTTTGCTGACGACTTGCCATCACTGGGCGATGCCAGCTCTGCCATCGTCTCCCCACAACAGGAATATCAACTGGGCCGCGCCTGGCTTGGCATGCTTCGCGGTCAGGTGTCGCAACTATCTGATCCGCAGCTCAAGGACTTTGTGGAGACCACGGTTTACCGCCTTGCAGAAACCAGTCAGGTGCAAAACCCCCGGTTGGAATTCATTCTGATCGACAGCCGCGAGTTGAACGCATTCGCCGCCCCTGGCGGGATTGTCGGGGTTAACGGCGGACTTTTTCTCAACGCGCAAAATGAAGCCGAATACGCGGCAGTGCTCGCTCACGAATTGGCTCACTTGTCGCAACGCCACTTCGCGCGGGGCATTGAGGCGCAGCAACGCATGCAGATTCCGGTCCTGGCAGCCATGTTGGCAGGTATCGTCATGGCCGCGGCTGGTGCTGGCGACGCAGGCATCGCAACGATTGCAAGTACCCAGGCAGCGTCGATCCAGGAACAAACGCGTTTCTCTCGGGCAAACGAACAGGAGGCAGACCGCATCGGTATCATCAACCTGCAAAAAGCCGGTTATGACCCGCGAGCGATGCCCAACATGTTTGAACGGCTGATGCGCCAATACCGATTCGACGCCAAGCCACCCGAGTTTTTGTTGGATCACCCGGTCACTGAGTCTCGGATCGCTGACACCCGTAACCGCGCAGAGCAAGAAAAGCCCGGCGGCAAAGAAGACAGCTTGCAGTACCAACTGATGCGCGCACGTGTTGCGCTGTATTACGAAGAATCCACCGGCCTTGCTGCAAAACGCTTCCGCGCGTTATTGAATGAAAACCCTAAATCTGAGTACGCACGCTACGGGCTTGCCATCGCTCAAATCAAGGGCTCGCAGATCAATGATGCACGCGAGACACTCAAGCCGCTGTTAGTCAAAGATCCAAACAACATCACGTATAACTTGGCGCAGGTAGAAATTGATGTCGCCAACAGCAAGATGGTCGACGCCCAGCAGCGACTGGACCGGATGAAGGTGCAATTTCCGGATAACTACCCGCTGAACCAGGCCGGCGTCGATTTATTGATCAAACAGAACAAGCCTGCGCAAGCGGAAAAAGGATTGGACCAACTGCTGAAAAGTCGGCCATCCGATCCAGATATCTGGAGTCAGGTTGCAGACGTGCGCGGGTTGGCAGGCAATATGATTGGCTCCAACCAGGCGCGCGCCGAGTACTTCGCTTTGACCGGTGACTATCGTCAGGCTCAACAGCAGCTCGAAATCGCCAAGCGGCGGGCTAACAACAACTTTCAACTGGCCTCGCGCATTGATGCACGGCAGAAAGAGTTTGCTGAGCAAGAGCGATTGCTGAAAGAAATGATGAACTGACCCGTGCCCGGTAGGAGGGGCCACGTCTCGACGTACCACACTGGATGGGGGATTTGTGGCTTGAGGTTGCAGAGTGTCAGGATTGACGCTTTCCCGAATAAATTCGGTCCCTCCGGTGTTTCAAGCGATGCACAACACCTGTAGGAGCAACTTGTTGGCGAGCGGCTTATGGGGTTCACCAACTAAGCAGCCTCGCCAACAAGTTGGCTCCGTGATAATTGGCAATCTGTTCCACCGACGTCAGGCATTACCCGCCAGTTTCAGGCGTGCGGCGCGGGTGAAATCCAACATGCGCTGCAATGGGCGAATCGCGTGGGGGATCAATGCCGGGTCGACGAATATCTCGTTACTGCCCTCTCGCAGGCACTGCAAGGTGCGCTCAAGGGTGTTCATCGCCATCCACGGACAATGTGCGCAACTACGGCACGCGGCGCCGTTACCGGCGGTTGGCGCTTCGATGAAGATTTTGTCCGGGCACAGCTGCTGCATCTTGTAAAAAATGCCTCGATCAGTCGCGACTATAAACATTTTATTAGGCAGCGATTGCGCAGCAGCGATCAGTTGACTGGTCGATCCGACAGCATCTGCCAGATCGATCACTGACTCGGGCGACTCGGGATGCACAAGAATCGCAGCCTCGGGATAAAGCGCTTTCATGTCCTCAAGCTGCTTGGACTTGAATTCCTCGTGGACGATACATGCGCCGTCCCACAACAACATGTCGGCACCGGTTTCGCGCTGAATATAACGACCCAAATGCTTGTCCGGCGCCCAGATGATCTTTTCGCCGTTATCCATCAGGCTTTCGACGATTTCCAGCGCACAACTGGACGTCACTACCCAGTCGGCGCGGGCCTTCACCGCGGCGGATGTATTGGCATAGACCACCACCGTGCGCTCTGGATGCTGATCGCAGAAGGCCGCGAACTCATCAACCGGGCAACCCAAGTCCAACGAACAGGTCGCCTCCAGCGTTGGCATCAGAATCCGTTTTTCCGGGTTGAGGATTTTCGCCGTCTCGCCCATGAAACGTACGCCTGCGACCAGCACGGTTTTTGCCGAATGCTGATTACCGAAGCGCGCCATTTCCAGGGAGTCGGACACGCAACCGCCGGTTTCCTCGGCCAAGGCCTGGATAACGGGATCGCAGTAATAGTGGGCAACCAAAACGGCGTCTTGCGCTTTTAACTCAGCAGCAATCGCCGCGCGGTAGTGAGCCTGCTCTTCGACGCTCAGCGTTTTGGGCTGTTTGGCATCGAGATGGGCCTGGACCAGAAGGCGTTCGGAAATCTGCGTCATGTTCGCTGGACCTAAAAGCGCTTGTGCGCGGATGCCGAAGTTTACACCTGTGGCGCAGAGTCCTGAATCCCTTAATTACCAATTCAAAACTATCAAAACGATGATGCTTATTGCGCTTATACCGGATGCTTGGGCGTATGGGCGGGAAGTGTCCAGCGACGGTGGCGCCGCCGAACTGCCAGGGATCTAAGCAATTTCTCCCGCCAAAACCACTATCAGCTCATGACGGCAAAACATCCCGTTTCGCGTTCTGTGCTCGTAACGCGGGCGAAAGGCTTGAGTATTGCCGCGGCGTGTTGATGCATTGAGTGCTCGGAGCTCCCCTCCGCCGCCAGTGCCGCTGAGGCTATTTCCGGTTAGCAGCCCCACCTTGTTGCGCATAAGTGGGCGCACATTTAACCGTATCGAAGACCTTCGGCATCACACCTTGCTGCACCTGAGCGACACTCAAAATGCCTGGCCTTGGTTGCAGTGGTCTGAATGGCTAAAAGAAGCAGGAGCCCCCGGGCCTTTGGCCGATATCGGACTCCGGTTCAGCCATTTTGACCAGATGATTCACGCGGCGACGATGGGGCACGGTATTGCACTGGGCAGTTCGCCGCTGGTGGACTATCTGCTGAAGGAAGGGGCGTTGGTGGCGCCTTTAGTTAAGCGCCTGGTGAGTCCTCGATCGTTTTATATCTGTCGAGGTCCGCGCAGTGATGATGCGGTTTCGTCTTTGGTGGACTGGCTCATGACAGCAGTGGAAACGCCCGATGCCGAGACAGGCCCTTTAGAGACTCTAGCGGGCGCGGCAATCGACCTACGACCCTGGCTCGTCTAGAACCGTGTATCGACGACGGTAACAGGTCATTTGCACTACGGGCGTTACGGCCTCGCTTGGATTAACTGCACCTCTGTGGGACCGAATTTATTCGGGAAGCGGCCGATTCGATTACCGATCTGATCCCAGTATCTTTGTAGGAGCCAACTTGTTGGCGAAGATCCCCGCGCGGCGTGTCAGACACACCGCTTCGCGAACAGCTTGCCCGCGATCGGCTGCGCAGCAGTCGTAAAATCAGCGATTCTGCTCTTCAGTTGGAACCTGGCCAGCTTAACTGAACGCCATAGCCCCGCGTCGAGCAGCTGGAAGTAAAAACGTCGACGCAAAAAAAAAGCCGTAAAGCCTCATTTGCATGGGCCTTACAGCTTTTCAAAAACGTCGAACTTGAAAATGGTGGGTCGTGTGGGATTCGAACCTACGACCAATTGGTTAAAAGCCAACTGCTCTACCAACTGAGCTAACGACCCGACGTGGCGCGTATATTACTGATTTCTATGATTAATTCAACACTTAACTGAAATTAATTCAAAAATAGCGAGTCGGGTCGGCTACAGCCGCCGTGGCAAAGCCTTCTGCGCGCAAACGACAGCTGTCACATTTACCGCATGCGTGGCCTCGATCATCGGCCTGATAGCAGGAAACGGTCAGCCCATAATCGACGCCAAGGCGCATGCCGACTGAGACGATTTCGGCTTTGCTCAGATTCTGCAGCGGGGCCTGGATTCTGAAACCGTTGCCTTCCACGCCTGCCTTGGTCGCCAGATTGGCCATACGCTCGAATGCTTCGATAAATTCAGGGCGGCAATCCGGGTAACCCGAATAGTCCACCGCGTTGACACCGATAAATATATCTCGGGCGCCCAATACTTCAGCCCAACCGAGCGCCAACGAAAGAAACACCGTATTGCGTGCCGGCACGTAGGTGGCCGGAATACCTTCGCCCGGAGATTCTGGGACCGCAATCGAACTGTCGGTCAACGCAGAACCGCCTATGCCATTCAGGTCAAGGCCAATGACTTTGTGCTCGGCCACACCTAAATCGCGAGCGACACGCACGGCGGCATTCAACTCGGCACGGTGCCGCTGACCGTAATCGAAACTCATGGTGTAGCAGGTGTATCCGTCAGCCAACGCCATTGCCAACACGGTGGCCGAATCAAGGCCACCCGATAACAGGATGACCGCTCTTTTCTCAATCTTCGTCATTTCACTCACCTCAGCGTCCTGGCTCGTCGTCCCAGAGAATCTTGTGCAACTGCATTTGCAGGCGTACAGGCAGATTGTCGGCCACGATCCAGTCGGCCAAATCCCGCGCTTTCAAATCATGATGACTAGGGGAAAACAATACTTCGCCCGCGCGCCGCTCCAGGCCGTATTGAATGAGCTTGGACACAGCCCAGTCGTAGTCTTCGCGGGAGCAGATTACAAATTTGACCTGATCGTTAGGCGTCAACAGCTCGATGTTTTCGTAGCGGTTACGCCCGACCTCGTTAGAGCCTGGGGTTTTCAAATCGACCACACGACTGACGCGGGGATCAACCGCCGAGATATCAAGGGCACCACTGGTCTCAAGTGAGACTTCATAGCCAGCGTCGCATAGGCGTTTGAGCAGTGCGATCGCGTTCGGCTGTGCCAATGGTTCTCCGCCTGTCACGCAGACATAGCGAGGACGATAACTGGCCACTTGTTCGACGATGGCATCAAGCGCCTGGATGCTCCCGCCGCTGAAGGCGTAAGCGCTGTCGCAGTATTGGCATCGCAAAGGACAGCCCGTAAGCCGCACGAATACCGTAGGCAAGCCCGCGGTGCGCGTTTCTCCCTGCAATGAATAAAATATTTCAGTGATTCGTAACGTTTCTTGCATATGAGCCACGGGCGTAATAGCTAAACAGGCCATCCGCCTCCGTTAGGCACTTCAACGACCCTGCAAACGCATGGTCCAGAGAAGCGTATGTATTACCGAAATTTCGGGTGCGAGATTCTAACGAAAAAAGCCGCGACAAGCGCGGCTTTCTTTAATCGGTGGTCAGCCCAGCCTGGTTAGCAGCGCATCACATGCGTTGCAAATCACGTTGCGCGAGCTGCGCAGCGGAGGTGCCAGGGTACTGGGAAACCACTTGTTGCAAGATACCTTTGACCTTATCGGTATGACCGAGACGGCGTTCGACATCAGCAAGCTTGTATAGAGAGTCAGGTACTTTGGCGTGCTTCGGATACAACTGACTCACTTTAGCGAAGGCCTGACCGGCACCTTGAAGGTCACCTTTGGCCAGGTTCACTTCACCCAACCAGTACTGAGCGTTGCCCGCGTACTGGCTGTTTGGGTATTTGCGCAGAAAAGCCGTGAAGGCCTGACTGGCTTTGTCGAAATCCTTGGCTTTGATCAGATCGAAGGCAGCATCGTAATAGATCTTTTCCTTCGCCGGATCGCCCGGTTCCGCGCTTGCCGCCGGAGCCTGCGCTGCAGGTGCCGTAGGCGCACCACCGGCATTTACATCACCGTTGGCTTGAGAATTGTCGGTAGCTGCTGCGGCAGGTGTTCCGCCCGCTCCAGCTCCAGCAGTGATGCGTTGATCAAGTTCTTGATAACGCTCCAATGCTTCCTGCTTCATCCGGTCGATATCGTTCTGTTGAACCTCGACCGTACCGCGTAATTTCGCGATCTCGTCCTGCATTTGTTGCAGCTGCATGAACAGCTGACCCTGTGCCGAGGCAGGGGTCGCAACCCCTCCCCCGGCATAGGCGCCGGACGTGCCATAACCCGCTGGCGGATAACTGTTGCTGCTACCAGAGCCAGAATTGTTATCGACCACAGGAACCGCGCCCCAAGCAAAAAGCGGAAGGGCGAGAGTCAAAACGGTTAAAGCACGACGGCACGTTCGCATGTCAAATTACTTACGCAGTTCGACGCGACGGTTTTGAGCCCAAGATGCTTCGTCGTTGCCGGTAGCAACTGGACGCTCTTCACCGTAGGAAACCAATTCCAGCTGTGCTGGGGAAACACCTTGCAGTACCAGGTAGCGTTGAACGGCTTTCGCGCGACGCTCGCCCAGTGCGATGTTGTACTCACGAGTACCACGTTCGTCGGTGTTGCCTTCCAGAACGACTTTAGCGCCATTGGCTTTCAAGTCTTTAGCGTGAACGTCCAGGGAACGCATAGCTTCTGGTTTCAGGTCCGAACTGTCGTATTCGAAGTAGAAAGTGGTGATAGCGCGCAGAGCAGCTTCTTCACTCAGGCTGCCATCAACAGCGCCAGTGTTAGCGCCGTAACCAGCGTTTGGATCTACAGCAGCGCCTTGGCCAGCGTTATCGCCACCTTTGGACGAGCAACCTACAGCTACAGCCATGGCCAGAGCCAGCGCAGCAAATTTACCAATCTTCAGCATTTCCATCGTAAAACTCCTAATGAACCCCAAGTGTGTTAAGCAAAACGTGTAGCGCCGCGTCAGTTCAGGTAAGGGGACCAGGAAGGTTCTCTGACTTCGCCTTGAGCGGTAGGAAGCTGGACCCTTACGCGTCCGTTAATGGACACGAGCATCAAGACTCCCCGGCCCTGCTGGCGGGTGGCGTAGATTACCATGGTGCCGTTGGGCGCGACAGTAGGCGACTCATCAAGGTTGCTGTCTGTGAGGATTTTTAATGTGCCGCGCTGCAAATCCTGCACTGCTACCTTGAAATTTGTGAAGCCGTCCTGACGGTGAATCATTACCAGCGTCTTTTCATCCGCTGACAATTTCGGGTTGGCGTTGTAGTTACCGATGAACGTTACGCGCTCGGCACCACCACCATTAATGCTGGTTTTATAGATCTGTGGCTTACCACCACGGTCTGACGTGAAGTACAGCGTCGAGCCGTCCTTACCGAAAAACGGTTCGGTATCAATGGCCGAATCATTGGTCACGCGGGTGATTTGGCGACTGGCCAACGTCATGACATAAATTTCCGGGTTGCCGTCTTTGGAAAGCACGAAGGCCAACTTGGTGCCATCCGGGGACCATGCAGGCGCACCGTTGATGCCTTCAAAGTTAGTCACCTGCTCGCGGCGACCGGTATCGATATGCTGGATGAAGATACGCGGACGCTTCTGCTCGAACGACACATAGGCAATACGTTTGCCATCCGGCGCGAATCGCGGCGACAGAATCGGCTCGCGCGATTGCAACAAGGTCACGGCACGAGCGCCATCGTAATCAGAACGCTGCAAGGTAAACCGCGTGTTGTCGACAGAGAAACGTTCAGCGGTTACATAAAGGAGGCGCGTTGAAAACGCACCTTTGATGCCTGTTAGTTTTTCGAATGCCTGATCAGCGATGTAGTGCGCCATGTCACGCAATTGGTCGGTGGTGCCAGAAACGTTACCCGTCATCACCTGTTGCTCGGTGGCAACGTTAAACAACGCGTACTGAATCTGCAGACGACCGCCCGAAGGAACGATGCTGCCGACCATCACGTATTGAGCGCCAAGCGCTTTCCAGTCGCGATAAATGATTTCACTGGCCTGGGTCGGCAAGCTGATCATGTTCTGCTTTGCCAACGGCGAGTAATAACCTGAGTTACGCAGGTCGTTACTGATGATGTCGGCCATGTCCTCGGGCAAGACGGCACCGCCTTGCAACCCGAACGGAACGACCGCTATCGGCGCAGCGCGGTCACTACCGGTGGTGACCATGATGTTCTTTTCATCTGCTGCGGCCATTCCCGCCATACAGCAAAGAACGATAAGCAGTCCTCGAAAAATGTTAATCACAAGGCTAGATCCTCAGGTGTGAATGTCATCTTGAATGAACGGTAGGGGTTGAAATCACTCGGTTTCAGACCCTGCATTTCTGTCAATCGACCAATATTTTTAACTGCCGCCACCGCTGAGCTATCAAACGGCGCGTCTCCGCTGGACTTAAGGACACTGACCGAAGTCACTGTTCCGTCAGGCAACATCCCAATGTGCAACACAACGACCATGCCTTTTCTTGCTGAAGGCGGTCGAGCCCAGCCTTCGGCAGCGCGTGAACGTATCAGGTCATCAAAATTGCCCGCCGTCTCGTCGCCCTGCTCATCTGCCAACGCCTGTTGCCGTTCCGTTTTATCGGAAAGCAAATCAGCCAAGGCTGCGGCTTTTTGATCTTCATTCGATTTCCGAGCAGCGTCTTGCTGTTTCTTGGCCGCATCGGCTGTGGACTTTTTCTTGGCGTCCGCTATGGCTTTCTTCTTCGCATCGTCAGCCGCTTTTTTCTTCGCGTCTTCCACTGCTTGTTTCTTCGCGTCGTCTGCAGCCTGTTTTTTAGCGTCGTCAACCGCGGCTTTTTTCGCGTCTTCTTCAGCTTTTTTCTTGGCGTCGTCTTCGGCTTTTTTCTTGGCTATATCCGCCGCTTGCTTCTCTTCAACTTTTTTAGCTTCCGCTACCTTTTTGGCTTCATCGGCTTTCTTGGCGTCGTCTGCCTTTTTCGCCTCAGCTTTGGCTGCGTCGGCTTTTTTCGACTCTTCAGCTTTTTGATCTTCGGCTTTTTGAGCCGCGTCTTCTGCGGTTTGTTCCGCAGCTTTCACAGCATCTTGTTTTAGCTGCTCGATTTTTTTCTTTTCCAACTGTTCGGTTTCAGTCTGTCGGGCGGCCGTTTTTTGCGCTTCACCAGCAATTTTCTGATTGGTCTGGACTGTTGCACGGCTTTTGGATTTCAGCTGATACAGGGTCGCTTGAACAATAGGCTTGGATTCCGGCAAATCCGGGGTCATGGCAAAGCTGACGAAGAGCATCCCAAATATCAGGATATGCAGGGCCACTGCCCAAACGCTAGGCCAGAAGAAGCTCTCCGAGGCGGACGGCTCTCGCTGTTGGTGCATCAGGGCGCCTCGGTAATCAAGCCAACATTACCGACCCCTGCTTTCTGCAGCCCACCCATTGCGCCCATTACAGAGCCGTAATCAACGGTTTTGTCGCCACGGATAAAGACCTGCGTCTGCTTGCCGCCTTCACGACCGGCCTTGATGATTTTGGTCACCGCGTCAGTCATCTGCGGCAAGGTCATGGCCTTGTCCTGCTGTTTTTCGGTATCGACTTCACTGCCAAGGTTCCAGTAATAGGTCTTGTCAGCTTTGATCGAAATGGTCAAAACCTGGGTGTTGTTGTCCTGCGGCAAGGCCTCACTGGAGACTTTGGGCAGATCGACTTTCACACCTTGGTTGAGCATCGGAGCGGTAACCATGAAGATGACCAGCAATACCAACATCACGTCGATGTAAGGCACTACGTTCATTTCGGCAACCGGCTTGCGGCGTTTGCGACGAACTCGAGCGATTAAAGCCATGAAGGATTACCTGCTCACTCTTCGCTGGTGTGCACTTTACGGTGCAGGATCGCCTGAAATTCATCGGCGAACGTGTAGTAACGATTGATCAACGTTTCGCTGCGAGCAGAGAAGCGGTTGTAGGCGATTACTGCGGGGATGGCGGCGAACAGACCAATAGCGGTAGCGACCAGAGCTTCCGAGATACCCGGCGCAACCGTCGCCAGAGTGGCCTGTTGCACAGTGGCCAGACCACGGAAGGAGTTCATGATCCCCCATACGGTACCGAACAGGCCGATATAGGGACTGGTGGAACCCACCGTCGCCAGAAACGGCAAACTCTGTTCGAGTTTTTCTTCTTCGCGAGAAATGGCGACGCGCATGGCCCGAGCCACACCTTCCATCACAGCATCAGGGTCGACGCCTGGCTGCTGACGCAGACGGGAAAACTCTTTAAAGCCTGCACGGAAGATTTGCTCAACACCCGAATCAGGGTCCGGGTTGCTGCCAGCCTGACGGTAGAGCTTGGACAGATCGATACCCGACCAGAAGCGCTCTTCAAAGCTCTCCAGTGCCCGACGAGCCGCGCGTATCATACTGCTACGCTGAAAGATCATGATCCAGGAGGTGATTGAAGCACCCACCAAAATCAGCATGACCAACTGAACAACGATGCTGGCATTGCTGACCATACTCCACATGGAGGAATGGTCGACTACGTTAGCTTCCACGCGCTATCTCCTGCTCTAAATGTGTACCCGCGCCGCCCTGGTCGGCAAAGGCCGCACGCAAAGCTTCGGGAATGGCCCGGGGTTTCAAACTGTCGGCGCGCACACACGCCACCAAAAACTTTCCTTCGCAAAGCAGCGTTTCGTCCGCAGCCAATCTGACCTGTTGACGAAATCGCAGGCTGGCGCGGTTCAACTCAATGACTTCAACGCTTATCAACAGCTCATCGTCCAATCGCGCCGGCTTGTGATAACGCGCCTCGCAGGAATGAACGACAAACAACAGATCGTCCCCTACCAGCTGCGACTGGGCAAAACCCAACGCTCGTAGCTGCTCGGTTCGAGCCCGCTCCATGAATTTCAAATAGTTAACGTAATAAACGATGCCGCCCGCATCGGTGTCCTCGTAATAAACGCGACAGCGATGGACGAATGACTGAACCCCGTTTTGCGCGCGCATACTCTAGTGCTTACTCCTCGGAATGCCAATCCGCCAGACAACTGTTTTTCATTTTTTGCCGCTTAATGTTGGTCTGATCAGCGCATCTGCCTGTCAGACCACCAAAACCCCGAATAAATCAGCACCTTGTGCGTTTTATTTAATCGTCTGCGTCATCAACAAAATCACTGGCGACGGGCATGTCGCCCATTCGCGATGGAATGTTCAATCCAAAGTGCAGGTACGCGTGTCGAGTGACGACCCGACCACGCGGGGTACGCATGATATAGCCTTGTTGGATCAAATAGGGCTCAAGAACATCTTCAATGGTATGGCGCTCTTCGCTGATGGCGGCAGCTAAGCTGTCGACACCCACCGGACCACCGTCAAACTTCTCGATCATGGTCAACAGCAGACGTCTGTCCTGGTGATCGAAGCCACGCTCATCGACATCGAGCAGGTTCAATGCCAGGTCAGCAGTTGCTTTTGAGATGTGACCGTTGCCCCGAACTTCTGCGTAATCTCGCACCCGACGAAGCAGTCGATTGGCGATTCGCGGCGTGCCCCGGGCACGACGGG
This window contains:
- the tolB gene encoding Tol-Pal system beta propeller repeat protein TolB, coding for MAGMAAADEKNIMVTTGSDRAAPIAVVPFGLQGGAVLPEDMADIISNDLRNSGYYSPLAKQNMISLPTQASEIIYRDWKALGAQYVMVGSIVPSGGRLQIQYALFNVATEQQVMTGNVSGTTDQLRDMAHYIADQAFEKLTGIKGAFSTRLLYVTAERFSVDNTRFTLQRSDYDGARAVTLLQSREPILSPRFAPDGKRIAYVSFEQKRPRIFIQHIDTGRREQVTNFEGINGAPAWSPDGTKLAFVLSKDGNPEIYVMTLASRQITRVTNDSAIDTEPFFGKDGSTLYFTSDRGGKPQIYKTSINGGGAERVTFIGNYNANPKLSADEKTLVMIHRQDGFTNFKVAVQDLQRGTLKILTDSNLDESPTVAPNGTMVIYATRQQGRGVLMLVSINGRVRVQLPTAQGEVREPSWSPYLN
- the tolA gene encoding cell envelope integrity protein TolA, encoding MHQQREPSASESFFWPSVWAVALHILIFGMLFVSFAMTPDLPESKPIVQATLYQLKSKSRATVQTNQKIAGEAQKTAARQTETEQLEKKKIEQLKQDAVKAAEQTAEDAAQKAEDQKAEESKKADAAKAEAKKADDAKKADEAKKVAEAKKVEEKQAADIAKKKAEDDAKKKAEEDAKKAAVDDAKKQAADDAKKQAVEDAKKKAADDAKKKAIADAKKKSTADAAKKQQDAARKSNEDQKAAALADLLSDKTERQQALADEQGDETAGNFDDLIRSRAAEGWARPPSARKGMVVVLHIGMLPDGTVTSVSVLKSSGDAPFDSSAVAAVKNIGRLTEMQGLKPSDFNPYRSFKMTFTPEDLAL
- the tolR gene encoding protein TolR, which translates into the protein MARVRRKRRKPVAEMNVVPYIDVMLVLLVIFMVTAPMLNQGVKVDLPKVSSEALPQDNNTQVLTISIKADKTYYWNLGSEVDTEKQQDKAMTLPQMTDAVTKIIKAGREGGKQTQVFIRGDKTVDYGSVMGAMGGLQKAGVGNVGLITEAP
- the tolQ gene encoding protein TolQ; this translates as MEANVVDHSSMWSMVSNASIVVQLVMLILVGASITSWIMIFQRSSMIRAARRALESFEERFWSGIDLSKLYRQAGSNPDPDSGVEQIFRAGFKEFSRLRQQPGVDPDAVMEGVARAMRVAISREEEKLEQSLPFLATVGSTSPYIGLFGTVWGIMNSFRGLATVQQATLATVAPGISEALVATAIGLFAAIPAVIAYNRFSARSETLINRYYTFADEFQAILHRKVHTSEE
- the ybgC gene encoding tol-pal system-associated acyl-CoA thioesterase, whose product is MRAQNGVQSFVHRCRVYYEDTDAGGIVYYVNYLKFMERARTEQLRALGFAQSQLVGDDLLFVVHSCEARYHKPARLDDELLISVEVIELNRASLRFRQQVRLAADETLLCEGKFLVACVRADSLKPRAIPEALRAAFADQGGAGTHLEQEIARGS